From the genome of Ascaphus truei isolate aAscTru1 chromosome 15, aAscTru1.hap1, whole genome shotgun sequence:
GTTGCATTGTGCATTTCATACTGggtctcctccttcctctctccagaCCGCCTTCTCACGTAAATACtccttgggggtggggggcgtgtcCGTTTATATCCGGGCGTCCTCCCGCATCCATGGCAACGCGCAAACAAGGCGGATAACGGCCGGGACAGCCACACGGCAACATAGGCAGAAACACGGGTGACAATAGCACGCCGGTTACACATAACTCATAATTCCGTACCCGGGATAAGAAGCCGCCCGCTATCACCGCCTGAGATTGCTGTCATCACACCGTTACACACCATAACCGGTGTCACTGACTACGACGAATGAGCGCAAAGGATGCTGGGCGTTGTAGTCCATTGTCCCGCCTAAGGTTGTAAACATAGTGGAGCCTGAACTACAAGTACTGAGAGACCCCGCGGGGAAAGGACCATAATACGCCGGTCTGTTGCTGGCCCCAGTTTATTTGTCCCTAATTGGAGCCTGCAATTACTTACAACCCCAGGATCCGACTCCACACAGAGGGGTTGACCAGGTAGGGGACCAGCGATCTGCAGCACATGGAAAGGAGATGGTAAGGGTGTTAAAGGGAGGATGTGCGGTACGGTGAGCTGAGCATCATTACAGCTCTACCCACCCTATACAAGCAAACTAAGCAATTATTTAGGTCCACAACTAGTAAAGGGTTGgataatataattatttttctGCATTTAAATAAACTAAGTCATATTTTACATTTAGTTTTTACATGCTTCTTTGCATTGAATGAAAAACCCTCATTTGCGTTCTTACCCCATTTTGAGATGTGTAGGTCATGTTAAAGGACGGGTGGGGTAAGGATCGTGGActgcttaaccctttcactgcccctctggcagcaaatgggttaaatgtttcaggttaaggcctcgtccagggtgatgctgagcgggCGCTTGTGCTGTCCATGATGaaacacattgttgcaatgtgtgtggccagcgtgagtgagctcctgcgcatgcacagcgcttagctgtttgctgaagcaaggaaatTTGAATATGCCGTTCGCTGCCACGTCACATAAGCGGTTCGACCCAACGAGGCCGaatcagctctgtgacgtcatggccgtgccccctgaCACCCCCGGTCCCGACACCCCCACAAATCGCCAAGCAGAGTGCAGGACGTCACCGTGCACGAGCGCCAACgtgctcgctccctgcctggctgcagcctaaggccgtgcctatagtgctgtCGATGGCaacacggcgggtgacgtcacccgtcgccactggcgaaagttatgtttcggcggggtcgcgggattccggcaatgtgatttgttcaagggccgtcacctgacgcaacagcccttgaaaaatcaaattttgccggcttccagtttcGGCGATGTCGCTCCATCGCTTTGTCgtcgtcgcgcgcactataagcgcacgcggcggcaatgtatttgttttcgggcgacgacgcatcgccggcactataagcgcggtctatggctgcgtccccgctagcgctgagcaggCGGCGCATGCTGAGTTCACTTTGTGCAAAGTGAATTCTCACATCCCCGCTTGCGGCGCGCGCTCGGGCACGCACACTCTCCCAAGGTTGGCACatgggaagtaaaaaaaaaagtgttcgaAGCACGCGCAACAGGCCCCCCATGCAATCCCCCTGCGCGTGCTCGCAAAATTCGCAGGACACCGCGcccatgcttggagagttgatgACGTCATCACTCAAGTATGAGCGCGGTCTGTGCCAGTggaggctgcggccccgctagcgctgagtgcgctggcgctcaaagcatgcgtggcgggtgtcctgcgtctgctcgcatgtggggggaggggggtgagggcggggcggcattgccgaatattgagcgagcgggaaagtataacatttttatttacctaagcgcattgcgtgtgtgcacgcgcacatccgcgtgagtggggacttgtatatgtgtatgtatacactgcacacactgctcacacttacacacacttacgcacactcacagacacttacacacttacacacactctcagacacttacacacaccagcaccaacacccgctcccccccctcctcctgcgcaggcagcggggacaacggtggggagaaggtgaagccgggaccggaggggcatcccccctcccatctcctgtcatgcggtgacagggggaagccgggaccggaggggcacccccctcccatctcctgtcacgcggtgacagggggaagccgggaccggaggggcatcccccctcccatctcctgtcacgcggtgacagggggaagccgggaccggaggggcatcccccctcccatctcctgtcccgcggtgacagggggaagccgggaccggaggggcatcccccctcccatctcctgtcacgcggtgacagggggaagccgggaccggaggggcatcccccctcccatctcctgtcacgcggcctgtcacgcggtgacaggggaaaacggggaccggagggacatccccgctcccatctcctgtcccgcggggtgaatatgcgctgatgcggcggccatttttttccccgcgACCCTGTTACTAACGCTGTGGTCtcagggtggaccccgaggacgcgttataacggggtttacctgtgtgtgtgtgtgtgtgtgtgtgtgtgtatatatgtatatatattgtgacagagtcactgactcagtaggctgtgacagtgaaagagagatgctgcagccagatcactgagtgttaatctccacagacagagaagcacagctgaagactgattaaacaggggctgaactcatgagtgaaacaagtgctttaaaaagcaggaagttgctcacacaaggtgagcttgtttttccacaggaaggtggagagaactctcccggcttggaagccgtagcagctgctgcagctctggtcccccagtcctgcgaggagctaggctgctgggaccagctgggaccccaacccaggataaagatacagattgctgcgaggttggacacagcctgctccccggaaccgtgttcctgtttgctgtttggagctgcaacagataagactttattattacacttattgattatactttgtgttgcatatgttttgggcatgatcagattagctggctgtcttgttagtaagggctcaagaagtgagttagtttccctaaagggaacaggctttaattttcaagaaagtagtttcttaaagggacagtgcacccgtactttattttggtcgtggctaataaaccactatagttgaacgtttcccaccgtgtctagcgtcttactgaccccgccgcgaggctgtcttgccacaatatatataattttttttttttgtgtggcaaaaggagtgctactgagagtGGCCAAAtgtttacaacaaaagacagaaatgcccaatgatacatccaatgtgacaaaatataaagtaaaatacttcattAGTATTCTAGtgagtaagggttatttagttaaaacctttggccaaagcattaaaaGCCTGCTGCCACGtcactgctggagggagaataacCGCAGTGGGTCTGTCCAACACAGAAACATGAAAAATCCTTCTACTTTAAAAAATGGGATGGAGTGACCTTAAACCCTGGGAATAGGGGACATTAACCTTTTTAAAGTAGAAGGTTTTTTCATGTTTCTATGTTGGACCATAGAATGATACTAAACAGCATTAGCACTTTTAACCCACTGTTGCCATGCTGCGACAGCATAaaacactatatacagtacatatagctGTTATAATTATAATACATAGGGAGGAGAGTGGGGCAGCCAACATCCCCATACCTTATGTAATTTCCCTATTTGCTTCAGCTCCTTCTCTGTAAACTGTACCTTTCATTTTCCCGCCCAAACTCCTTAGCCACACCCTGCCTCTGGCCTGCCCAATCACAGCACTCTGCACACCTGCCCAGCACCTACTCCTCAGCCAAATCACCTGACACCTGTCCCACATCTGCCTGGTAACACAAAACTCACTTTCCCGCCAAACCAGAACTAGCCCCAAACAAAACCCAGAGGTGAGTGAGGGGCTTCCAGTCCTGTGCTCTCCCACAGTCCCGTGCTCTCCCACAGTTCCTTGCCCCCCCACAATcccttcacctttattatgaaggccatCACACCCCTCTTACCTTAAAACCACACACcataatcccttaccctaaaaccacctacctaaaccccttaaattaaccccatacCCAAAACAGTAATAACACTTACATTAAAAGCGGCTAGTGGCATAACCataatacatacattacatacagtacataaccaGAATACCGAACGATCTCGTGAGTCATTTCTCTCGAGTTCAAAGCTGCCAAAGctgacggaagaggagagagggcgaTTGAGTCTTGATTTTACCATGGAAGAGCTAGATCTAGTTATAGACAACCTCAAGACCTCGAAGGCTCCGGGCCCAGGTTGCTTCTCAggcctctattataagaaattcagtaaaattttggccccatacctgctcaaaatgtttAACGCGGTGTTAGCAGGACAACCCTTCCCCgaaaacatgctccaagcgtcaatctctgtaattcataaatctggcaaagacccattagattgtaaaagctacagacctatctcgcttatcaacacggatatcaaaatctatgctaaattaattgccaatagattaagtcagatcctacctagactaatacacccagatcaagtcggcttcattaaagatagacaagcgggagataatatccgacgaatcattgatctgttagaaatagccaaatcacaaaaagtaaaaattattgtgttaagtctagatgcagaaaaggcctttgataggatcgactgggcatacctaaaagctacacttggagcatttggtttcgagaataaattaatatcagctattatggcgctatacactggtccgacagctaaagttaTGCATCAAGGCTACCACTTGGACATATTTAAgatcaagagtggcacgagacagggttgccccctctcgcccttacTCTTTGCCATGTGTATGGAGCCTTTAGCGGCACATGTGAGAGAGAATCCGGATATTTCCGGTCTCAAATTAGATAATCAAACCCACAAAAtagccctctatgctgatgatgtgctaatggtcttgtcaaagccattcacctctctccctaacctcttcagcctattaaataagttcaacaaaatttcaggatttaaaataaaccagtcaaAGTCAGAGGCCTTGAACGTCACCATTCCAAAACCAGAAGAAATACTAATCTCTTTAAACTTCAACTTTCGCTGGCAGCCTAAggcgatcaaatacctaggggtatttgtcacaagtgaatataaatcaatttataaagcaaattatcccaaattaattaAAACACTGAAGGAGGATATAAGAAAGTAGGCGAAACTcaatatctcctggataggaaaaatatatagcataaaaatgaatattctcccacgcatcttatacttattccaaaccctcccagtgccgttaaatttgaaggaaattagagaactacaatccgccatttttacatttatatgggGGGGCAAAAAACCTAGAATTACTAAACAGACACTAATGAAACACCCAACAGAagggggcttagcagtaccttgcttgatttcatactatcgagcggcccaattatgtcaactcTCCCAATGGCAAGCACACCCTGATTTGAAGTGATGGGTAGCATTGGAAAGCAAagcttgttccccattggaactaagcaacctattatggaccccaaaaatagcaagaaaatccgctatacagcagccgctatcctcaatgaccaattcattagcaatctgggatgttACTAAATTTAGATGCGGACTTACGTCCAAAAAAACCCTGATGACACCCCTATGGGGTAACCCACACTTTGCTCCGGGTATGCCTAGCGCTAACTTTCAAATTTGGAAACAGCATAATATTATGAGATTACAAAATCTGGTGGTAGACAACAAACTCATAtcatttgcacaaattagagtagagaaaaatatcccacattcagaattttatagatacctccagatcagagccttctaCAATAATTCAACCCCATACCCACCTTTGacaacattcgaaaagctctgtctgaaagagactaacacgaagggactcacatcgcagatgtatagagaagtgatcggttctggaattaaagtcacccacaagctaggttacatgctaaaatgggaaacggacttaggggagaccctagatttagacgagtggacccaaatagcaacagcagctgctaagagctcgatttgcacaacattaaaggagaacgcatataaggtcctaatgaggtggtacctcaccccacttagACTATCCAAATTTGTAAACGGTAGTTCTCCACTCTGTCCTAGACAGTGTGGAGAACTtgctgatctgttacatatgctgtggtcctgcccccggcTGATTCAATTATGGAAAAAAATCATTAATTGGCTTCAGAGGCTTTTAGGCCTCGACATCCCATTTGATCCCGGTCTCTTCCTTTTGGGAAGAGCACGACAGGGCTTCTCAaaagcaactcttaaactaatagcacattttgctacagccgtgcggtgcgagattgcagcattatggaaacaaagtgaaattcctgttatccccaaaatccggaatagaatttggttcgtatgccagatggaaaaattgacaagtttagtcaatgacactggcgaaaatctcctaaaagtctggacgccttggctggcccagacagacatccctggggtggagagatccaccgttttgctttaatagtagttagatgcgttctccggtaatggAGTAGCCCACCCAGCAGCAACAAATTAATCCAGACATCGGTCCCTGAAGCGTTGATCAGAGTCGCGgcctcccacccttcctctccccctccccaccctcttcctcttcccccccccacctaattttactttatgattatttattatttaagtttATGTCGTTGCTTATAACTCTGTTTTGATGACAATGTTTGTGTTCAGCTACCATACATAAGAGATATAAATAATGCAtgtcacagtactggaaataagatgtatatatgctgtattttcacaaaaataaaaaatacaagttataaaaaaaaaaaaagcggctAGTGGCGGTATGTCCGTCTGCAGCCTAATGCCACCGGCAAATTGGTTGCAGCAAAACTATTCCGATTCACAGCTGAGTGAGACTACAGACCGCTTCAGcgcacattttattagaaccaacaTCATGGAAatcaaaaacattattattaagaacatttttctttaaataaaactacaatcAGAATAATACAAATAACCTGCATTTAAAACGTTATAACTTTTTATCCTTTTAAAATACTGGTTTTATGCACCATAAACTAAAGTCACTTTTCATTGTGCTTTAGagtaacacagatacacgtgtGCACTTGAGCATCTTAGTCACTGGTTATCCCTAAACAAGTCTGGCGTTAGAGataggtctctcccctgtgtgtgacctctTGTGTTTCCTCAGGCTGGATAAATCACTAAATCACTTCCcatattccccacatacatgcagtctctcccctgtgtgtgtccagcTTTGATGACACACTAACTCCcttcccacatacatgcggtctctttCCTGTGTGTCCTTTtctgtgttcaggttggataagtcactaatcccttcccacatttgccacatacatgcggtctctctcctgtgtccttTTGTGTCTGTCAAGGCTGGACGATAAATCCTTCCCACATTCCCATCATACATGCGgtgtctcccctgtgtgtgtgttctcttgtgtgtgttcctactgaataagtcactaaatcccttcccacattccccacttacatacggtctctcccctgtgtgtcttttgggtatgttcaggtgggatacCGCCTAAATCCCTTTcgacattccccacatacatgcattCTCTCCCGTGTGTCCTTTTGTGTATGTTGGggtgggataaccgactaaatcccttcccacattccccacatatatgCGGTCTCTCccttgtgtgtgtcctcttgtgtgtgttcaggctggataagtcactaaatcccttcccacattccccacatacatgaggtctctcccctgtgtgtgtcctcttgtgtgtgtccaggctggatgacacactaaatcccttcccacattccccacatacatgccgtctctcccctgtgtgtgtcctcttgtgtgtgttcaggttggataaatgactaaatcccttcccacattccccacatacatgcggtctctcccctgtgtgtgtccttttgtgtatgttcaggtgggataaccgactaaatcccttccaacattccccacatacatgcggtctctcccctgtgtgtgtcctcttgtgtgtctccaggctggatgacacactaaatcccttcccacattccccacatacatgcggtctctcccctgtgtgtgtccaggctggatgacacactaaatcccttcccacattccccacatacatacggtctctcccctgtgtgtcttttgggtatgttcaggtgggatacCGCCTAAATCCCTTTcgacattccccacatacatgcattCTCTCccgtgtgtcctcttgtgtgtgttcaggttggataaatgactaaatcccttcccacattccccacatacatgcggtttctcccctgtgtgtgttctcttgtgtgtgttcagactggataagtcactaaatcccttccgacattccccacatacatgcggtctctcccctgtgtgtgtccttttgtgtatgttcaggtgggataaccgactaaatcccttcccacattccccacatacatgcggtctctcccctgtgtgtgtccttttgtgtatgttcaggtgggataaatgactaaatcccttcccacattccccacatacatgtggtctctccccggTCTGTGTTCTTTTCTGTGCTCTCTGGTCCGATAACCAAGTCAGACTCCTCCCACTTTCTCCAAGTTCTTTTCCTGTGGCAGGAgctaatatatatcttttggtatgagaagcagttacattgtttattaattgccttgactggttgaaagatgcattttctgtcatatttattggaatgttgcaagattgttctgtcttCATCTTTTCCACatactcatttgggtgtttgaacttcagatgtttgagaaggtaatcctgactgctaaaagcaaaTTTGCCATGTTGTCATGGGTGGATTATTGGATGTTGTCTTTGTACTAGATGAGaaaaaaagtcactgttacacaaactgtcttacaaaaggtcatgcaggagaggtaagttggcatatcacaaaaagttcaggatgaaagtaaacCGTAGCTGTACATTGTAAATATGAAgggtttagcacaacatgtgcagcattagggccgggagagtagatgtagtggatcatacatttaaagtggatcataatatttagcgatttaaaaggaaatctcactagctgcaaaacaccaattaaagtggcagaaatcTTTTCAAACCCTTTGATAGATAGTAAGTCGATAGTTTCAGTTGTGAAGGTATAATTAAAATATGTTTGCACAATGAATAGAATGTGTCATTAGAAGCTCACATATTAGTCACCGGGTGTTCCAGTTACCACACCATGTACTAGGTCTCTAATAGTTATAAGATGACCCAACTTTCTGCTAAATCTCCATTGTTAAATCAGGAACCAAATGcacaattattgtattttaacaaatatacatatacaatggTGGTGGGGAAAACGAAAAcacaggggggaaaggggagtggggtgggaaaggggggaaaggggagtggggtgggaaaggggagtgtggtgggaaaggggagtgtggtgggaaaggggggaaaggggagtgggaaaggggggaaaggggagtgggaaagggtggaaaggggagtgggggtgggaaaggggggaaagggaagtgggggtgtgaaaggggggaaagggaagtgggggagggaaaggggagtgggggtgggaaaggggagtgggggtgggaaaggggagtgggggtgggaaaggggggaaggggggaaaggggagtgggggggaggaaggggggaaaggggagtgggggtgggaaaggggggaaaggggagtggggggggggaaggggagtgggggtgggaaagggggaaaaggggagtgggggtgggaaagggggaaaaggggagtgggggtgggaaaggggagtgggggtgggaaaggggggagtgggggtgggaaaggggggaaaggggagtgggaaaggggggaaaggggagtgggggggaggaaggggggaaaggggagtgggggtgggaaaggggggaaaggggagtgggggtgggaaaggggggaaaggggagtgggggtgggaaaggggggaaaggggagtgggggtgggaaagggggaaaagggggggaaaggggagtggggggggaaaggggggaaaaggggagtgggggtgggaaagggggaaaaggggagtgggggtgggaaagggggaaaaggggagtgggggtgggaaagggggaaaaggggagtgggggtgggaaagggggaaaaggggagtgggggtgggaaaggggagtggggggggggtggagagcagggggcatatgtattgtcataatttatgtatccgcatgccccccccaccccggcgTCCGTCCCCCCGCTGGCCGCTCCCCCTTCTTTGTTCcgcgtgactcggggctcgcccctccgctccccgtgac
Proteins encoded in this window:
- the LOC142466691 gene encoding uncharacterized protein LOC142466691, yielding MYVGNVGRDLVCHPAWTHTGERPHVCGECGKGFSVSSSLETHKRTHTGERPHVCGECWKGFSRLSHLNIHKRTHTGERPHVCGECGKGFSHLSNLNTHKRTHTGERRHVCGECGKGFSVSSSLDTHKRTHTGERPHVCGECGKGFSDLSSLNTHKRTHTRERPHICGECGKGFSRLSHPNIHKRTHGRECMYVGNVERDLGGIPPEHTQKTHRGETVCKWGMWEGI